The following are encoded in a window of Castanea sativa cultivar Marrone di Chiusa Pesio chromosome 9, ASM4071231v1 genomic DNA:
- the LOC142609155 gene encoding uncharacterized protein LOC142609155, whose product MYVEKRSKSLGRDVSVVTDKLCKKFYEREFGVSSANVVVQRMRERKVTLYEAIMKETAEFENKVSDRIRQLYKKENERKLSRQLKVCEVVKPITKERGCNEITNLNLKKGNLMKKARKEFENCREVKNLAAINRIALQRKTHHCPSLFIK is encoded by the coding sequence ATGTATGTGGAGAAGCGTTCCAAATCCCTAGGAAGAGATGTGAGCGTTGTGACTGATAAGTTGTGTAAGAAATTCTATGAAAGAGAATTTGGGGTTTCAAGTGCTAATGTTGTGGTTCAAAGGATGAGGGAAAGGAAGGTGACATTATATGAAGCAATAATGAAGGAAACTGCGGAGTTTGAGAACAAAGTGAGTGATCGGATTAGGCAACTTTACAAGAAAGAGAATGAGAGGAAACTGAGTAGGCAACTCAAGGTTTGCGAAGTGGTGAAACCCATCACAAAAGAGAGGGGATGCAATGAGATCACTAACTTGAACTTGAAGAAGGGTAACTTGATGAAGAAGGCAAGAAAAGAGTTTGAGAATTGCAGAGAGGTGAAGAATCTTGCTGCTATCAATAGGATTGCCTTGCAAAGGAAAACTCATCATTGTCCCTCTTTGTTCATCAAATGA